Proteins encoded by one window of Cyprinus carpio isolate SPL01 chromosome B6, ASM1834038v1, whole genome shotgun sequence:
- the LOC122137703 gene encoding probable RNA-binding protein 19, producing the protein MSNMCIHLTQAWILPRFLQKAFTALCHSTHLYGRRLVLEWADAEETVDDLRRKTAQHFHDAPKKRRKAEVLEGILEQMEVGEEDVE; encoded by the exons ATGTCCAATATGTGCATACATCTAACACAAGCTTGGATTTTGCCTCGTTTCTTACAGAAAGCGTTCACAGCGCTGTGTCACAGTACCCATCTTTACGGCAGGAGGCTGGTGTTGGAGTGGGCGGATGCAGAGGAGACTGTGGATGACCTGCGACGGAAAACCGCACAACACTTTCATG ATGCTCCTAAGAAGCGGAGGAAGGCGGAGGTGTTAGAGGGAATCTTGGAGCAGATGGAGGTCGGGGAGGAAGACGTGGAGTGA
- the LOC109089964 gene encoding probable RNA-binding protein 19, translating into MSRLIVKNLPNGMKEERFHKMFADFGTLTDCTLKFTKDGRFRKFGFVGFKTEEDAKKAMKHFNKSFVDTSRVTVEFCTDIGDPNKARPWSKHTRLPSSNKVTEEQKSCEQAEKREKKQKKPLNVLGDLEKDQSFQEFLSVHQKRTQVPTWANDTAEATSVGVEKKKEEKKQKAAVRDDYLNFDSDESEEFSDVERADEEDTEKEALKKGLSDMDYLRSKIVEKSDTVDEKEEKKMEEAEDEEKEGDRTNAADKNEEEEEEEEESPVQNTDSAYESGDKASSQKSTKPAAQNMIEPSTEFTVKLRGAPFNVTEQQVKEFMVPLKPVAIRFGKNTDGRKSGYVYVDLRTEAEVERALRFNKDYMGGRYIEVFRVNNFKNDRRSAKRSEKERNFVHELRDDEEEEDVAESGRLFVRNLPYTCTEEELKEVFIKYGPLSEVLFPIDSLTKKPKGFAFVSYMIPENAVSALAQLDGHVFQGRVLHVMASRLKKEKPDQGANAPGSSSYKRQKDAKDKAASGSSHNWNTLFLGTSAVADAIAQKYNTTKSQVLDHESDGSLAVRMALGETQIVQETRQFLLDNGVSLDSFSQAAGQRSNSVILVKNLPTGVQVAELEALFSPHESLGRVLLPPSGLTAIVEFLEPTEAKRAFMKLAFTKFQHVPLYLEWAPVAVFTTPKAPKPEPQTKDASTENNDSAKKEEEEEEEEEEEDEEEQILPGSTLFIKNLNFNTSEETLRETFSKCGVVKSCTISKKSDKAGKLSSMGYGFVRYKTPEAAQKAMRQLQHCKVDEHQLELKISEREVK; encoded by the exons ATGTCAAGGTTAATAGTCAAGAATCTCCCAAATGGG ATGAAGGAAGAGCGTTTCCATAAGATGTTTGCAGATTTTGGGACACTTACAGATTGTACGTTGAAATTCACTAAAGATGGTAGATTTCGCAAATTTGGATTTGTAGGCTTCAagacagaggaggatgcaaagaAAGCTATGAAACATTTCAACAAGAGCTTTGTGGACACGTCTAGAGTTACT GTGGAATTCTGCACAGATATCGGAGACCCAAACAAAGCCAGACCTTGGAGCAAACACACGCGTCTGCCATCGTCAAACAAAGTTACAGAAGAACAAAAATCATGTGAACAAGCAGAAAAACGTGAAAAG AAGCAGAAGAAGCCTTTGAATGTTCTTGGAGAT CTTGAAAAAGACCAGAGCTTCCAGGAGTTCCTCTCTGTGCACCAGAAGCGCACACAGGTGCCCACTTGGGCCAATGACACTGCAGAAGCGACTTCTGTTGGAGTTGAAAAGAAGAAGGAGGAGAAGAAGCAGAAGGCAGCTGTTAGGGATGATTACCTAAACTTTGACTCTGATGAATCGGAGGAATTTAGTGATGTTGAAAGGGCTGATGAAGAGG ATACTGAAAAGGAAGCCTTGAAGAAAGGTCTGTCCGATATGGATTATCTTCGCTCCAAAATTGTGGAGAAATCAGACACGGTGGATgagaaagaggagaaaaagaTGGAAGAGGCAGAGGATGAAGAAAAAGAAGGTGACCGTACTAATGCTGCTGATAagaatgaggaggaggaggaggaggaggaagagtcCCCGGTCCAAAACACAGACAGTGCTTATGAAAGTGGTGACAAGGCAAGCAGCCAGAAAAGCACAAAACCAGCAGCTCAGAATATG ATTGAGCCGAGCACAGAGTTCACAGTCAAGCTACGAGGTGCTCCATTCAACGTCACAGAG CAACAAGTGAAAGAATTTATGGTGCCTTTGAAACCTGTTGCCATCCGATTTGGCAAAAACACTGATGGGCGCAAATCAG GTTACGTATATGTGGACCTGCGCACAGAGGCAGAGGTCGAGAGGGCCCTGCGCTTTAACAAAGACTACATGG GGGGACGCTATATTGAAGTGTTCAGAGTcaacaactttaaaaatgatAGAAGGTCTGCAAAGAGAAGCGAGAAGGAAAGAAATTTTGTGCATGAGCTGAGGGacgatgaggaagaggaagacgtGGCGGAATCGGGAAGACTTTTTGTCAGGAACCTGCCCTACACGTGCACTGAAGAAGAACTGAAAGAAGTCTTCATCAAATATG GTCCTCTTTCTGAGGTGCTTTTCCCCATAGACAGTCTGACTAAGAAGCCCAAGGGCTTTGCCTTTGTGTCATACATGATTCCAGAGAACGCAGTCTCAGCCTTGGCTCAACTGGATGGCCATGTATTCCAG GGGCGGGTTCTGCACGTCATGGCTTCAAGACTAAAGAAGGAAAAGCCTGATCAAGGGGCCAACGCTCCAGGCAGCTCCTCGTATAAGAGGCAGAAAGATGCCAAAGACAAAGCCGCCAGTGGCAG TTCTCATAACTGGAACACACTGTTTTTGGGCACGAGTGCAGTAGCCGATGCCATCGCTCAGAAATACAACACAACCAAGAGCCAAGTGTTGGATCAC GAGTCTGATGGCAGTCTGGCTGTGAGGATGGCCCTCGGAGAGACGCAGATCGTACAAGAGACCAGACAGTTTCTCCTGGACAATGGAGTGTCCCTGGACTCGTTCAGTCAG GCAGCAGGTCAGCGCAGTAACTCTGTGATCCTGGTGAAGAACTTGCCCACAGGAGTGCAGGTCGCAGAGCTGGAGGCTCTGTTCTCGCCCCATGAGTCTCTGGGAAGGGTTCTGCTGCCCCCATCTGGCCTCACTGCTATAGTGGAGTTCCTGGAGCCTACTGAAGCCAAACGGGCCTTCATGAAACTTGCATTCACCAAG TTCCAGCATGTTCCGTTGTATCTGGAGTGGGCTCCTGTAGCAGTCTTTACAACTCCCAAAGCACCTAAACCAG AGCCTCAAACAAAAGATGCATCTACTGAGAACAATGACTCGGccaaaaaggaagaagaagaggaggaggaggaggaggaggaggacgaagAAGAGCAGATTTTGCCCGGCTCGACTCTCTTCATTAAAAACCTCAACTTTAACACATCAGAGGAAACATTGCGGGAG ACGTTTTCTAAATGTGGTGTGGTGAAAAGCTGCACGATATCAAAGAAGAGTGATAAAGCAG gTAAATTATCGTCAATGGGTTATGGCTTTGTGCGGTATAAAACTCCAGAGGCAGCACAGAAAGCCATGAGACAGCTGCAG CACTGTAAAGTAGATGAACACCAGCTTGAGCTGAAAATATCAGAAAGAGAAGTCAAGTAA